The following are encoded together in the Ovis aries strain OAR_USU_Benz2616 breed Rambouillet chromosome X, ARS-UI_Ramb_v3.0, whole genome shotgun sequence genome:
- the ALG13 gene encoding putative bifunctional UDP-N-acetylglucosamine transferase and deubiquitinase ALG13 isoform X9, whose protein sequence is MKCVFVTVGTTSFDDLIACVSAHDSLQIIQSLGYNRLVLQIGRGKVVPEPFSTESFTLDVYRYKDSLKEDLQKADLVISHAGAGSCLETLEKRKPLIVVINERLMNNHQLELAKQLHKDGHLFYCTCRVLT, encoded by the exons ATGAAGTGCGTTTTTGTTACTGTAGGGACCACCAGCTTTGACGACCTCATTGCGTGTGTATCGGCGCACGACAGTCTGCAA atAATCCAGAGCCTCGGTTACAACCGACTTGTCCTACAAATAGGTAGAGGAAAGGTGGTACCTGAACCATTCAGTACTGAGTCATTCACTCTGGATGTTTACAGGTATAAGGATTCACTGAAGGAAGACCTTCAGAAAGCAGATCTTGTTATTAGTCACGCAG GTGCAGGAAGCTGTTTGGAGactttggagaaaagaaagccaCTTATAGTGGTTATAAATGAAAGGTTGATGAACAATCATCAACTGGAATTGGCAAAGCAGCTACACAAAGACGGGCATCTCTTCTACTGTACCTGCAG
- the ALG13 gene encoding putative bifunctional UDP-N-acetylglucosamine transferase and deubiquitinase ALG13 isoform X8 yields MKCVFVTVGTTSFDDLIACVSAHDSLQIIQSLGYNRLVLQIGRGKVVPEPFSTESFTLDVYRYKDSLKEDLQKADLVISHAGAGSCLETLEKRKPLIVVINERLMNNHQLELAKQLHKDGHLFYCTCSMLPGLLQSMDLSTLKCFPPGQPEKFSAFLDKVVGLQK; encoded by the exons ATGAAGTGCGTTTTTGTTACTGTAGGGACCACCAGCTTTGACGACCTCATTGCGTGTGTATCGGCGCACGACAGTCTGCAA atAATCCAGAGCCTCGGTTACAACCGACTTGTCCTACAAATAGGTAGAGGAAAGGTGGTACCTGAACCATTCAGTACTGAGTCATTCACTCTGGATGTTTACAGGTATAAGGATTCACTGAAGGAAGACCTTCAGAAAGCAGATCTTGTTATTAGTCACGCAG GTGCAGGAAGCTGTTTGGAGactttggagaaaagaaagccaCTTATAGTGGTTATAAATGAAAGGTTGATGAACAATCATCAACTGGAATTGGCAAAGCAGCTACACAAAGACGGGCATCTCTTCTACTGTACCTGCAG cATGCTTCCTGGGCTGTTACAGTCAATGGACTTATCAACACTGAAATGTTTTCCTCCTGGCCAGCCAGAaaaattttctgcatttttgGATAAAGTTGTTGGAttacaaaaataa